A segment of the Niveibacterium umoris genome:
GAAATGGCAGGAGGTGGTGGGTTGCGGGCCGCTTAGGGCGCCGCGCGGGCGTCGGGTATCAACCCGTCGATGGCGTTCATTGCAGGCTCACCGTGCGTCCGTCGTCTGCGAAGACATGGCAATGCGCACCCTGTGGCTGCAACGCGATCTGCGAACCGGAGCGCAGATCCGGCAGGGTGCCGGTGGCCTTCACTGTGACGATGTGGTTGGTGCCGGCGATCTCGGCATACACGATCGTCGTGTCGCCCAGATGCTCGAGCAGATCGATACGGGCCGGGATGCCTTCGCCGGCGCGCGCGATATCGATGTGTTCGGGTCTCACGCCAAGCGTGACGTCGCTCCCGTGGTTGGCCTTGATGATGCCGGGCAGTTCGATCGGCGCCGCGCTACCCACGGCAAGCGAGAACGATTCGGCGCGCGCACCGGCCAATGCGCAGGGAATGAAGTTCATCTTTGGCGAGCCGAGGAAGCCGCCGACAAAGCGGTTCGCGGGGCGCTGGTAGAGGTCCAGCGGGCGCCCCACCTGCTCGATGATGCCGTGGTTGAAGACCGCGATGCGATCACCCAGCGTCATGGCTTCGACCTGGTCGTGGGTGACGTAGATCATTGTGGTGCCGAGTTCCTGATGCAGGCGCGCGAGCTCGATGCGCATCTGCACCCGCAGCGCGGCGTCGAGGTTCGAAAGCGGCTCGTCGAACAGGAAGACCTTGGGCTTGCGCACGATGGCGCGGCCGATCGCGACACGTTGCCGCTGCCCGCCGCTGAGCGCCTTGGGTTTGCGGTCGAGCAGATGCGTGATCTGCAGGATCTCGGCCGCGCGACCGACCGCCTGGGTGATCTCTTCCTTGGGCTTGCCCGCCAGCTTCAGCGCGAAGCCCATGTTGTCGCCGACACTCATGTGCGGATACAGCGCGTAGCTCTGGAACACCATGGCGATGCCACGCTCAGAGGGCTGCACATCGTTCGTGCGGGTACCGTCGATCAGCAGGTCGCCCGAGGTGATGTCCTCAAGGCCGGCGATCATGCGCAGCATGGTCGACTTGCCACAGCCGGAGGGGCCGACGAAGACCATGAATTCGCCATTGCCGACGTCGAGGTTCAGCCCCTTGATGACTTCGGTGTCGCCGTCGTAGGACTTGCGGATGTTGCGCAGGTGCAGCGTTGCCATGACTTACTCCTTGACCGTGGCAGCGGCGCGCTGCCCCAGGATGAAACCGCGGTACCACAGCGCGCTGTCTTTCAGCGTGCGTTGCTGGGTTGCGTAATCGACGTGGACCAGCCCGAAGCGCTTGGCATAGCCGGAATCCCACTCGTAGTTGTCGAGCAGGCTCCACGCGAAATAGCCGCGCAGATCGACGTCGCGGGCGCGCGCCTGGGCGAGGGCGTCGAGGTGCCAGCGCAGGTAGTTCACGCGCAGCGGGTCGTGCACCGTGCCGCCGTTCAGCACGTCGTCGCTCGCGGCGCCGTTCTCGGTGATGTAGATCGGTGGCGGGGTGTAGTCGCGGGCGATACGGACGAGGTGATCGGTCAGCCCTTCGGGGTAGACCTCCCAGCCCATGTCGGTGACGCCGAGTCGGGCCGGTGCTTCGATGCCGCCTTCAGCGCTGCAGAAGGAGCGGGTGTAGTAGTTGATGCCGAGGAAGTCCATCGGCAAGCCGATGATGTCCATATCGCCGGCTTCAACCGCCGGTGCGTCTGCGCCAAGGTGGCGCACGCCATCGGCCGGGTAGGCGCCGCGGAACAGCGGATCCATGAACCAGCGGTTCATGAAGGCATCCGCCAGGCGGGTGGCTGTGCGATCGGCCTCGCTGTCGCGGTTGGCGGGGTAGCAGGGCGACTGGTTGAGCACGATGCCCAATGCAGCGGTGGCTTGCTCGGCGCGCATCGCCTGCATGGCCAGACCATGCGAGAGGAGCAGGTGGTGCGCGACGAGATAGGCTTCCTTGCGGTCGGTATTACCCGGCGCGAACTTGCCGTACTGGTGACCCAGGAAGGCGGTGCACCACGGTTCGTTATGGGTCGCGATGCTCGCGATGCGCTTGCCGAATCGGCGCACGAATTCTGCGGCGTAGTCGGCAAAGCGACGGCAGGTGTCACGGTTGCGCCAGCCGCCGAGGTCTTCGAGCGCCTGAGGCAAGTCCCAGTGATACAGCGTCGCGTGTGCCGCGATGCCGGCGGCGTCGAGTGAATCGAGCAGTCGGGCGTAGAAGTCCCAGCCCTTTTCGTTCCAGGCACCTTGCCCGTCGGGCTGGACCCGAGGCCAGGCGCAGGAGAAGCGGTAGGCACCGACACCCATCTGGCGCATGCAGGCGACGTCTTCCGCGTAGCGGTGGTAGTGGTCGCAGGCAATGTCGCCGGTGTCGCCGTTGGTGGTCTTGCCGGGCGTGTGTGAGAAGGTGTCCCAGATAGACGGCCCACGGCCATCTTCCTGGGCGGCGCCTTCGATCTGGTAGGCGCTTGTCGCGACACCCCAGATGAAGTCGGCCGGAAATGCAAGTTGCATTGCGGACTCCGAATGTGCGGTTTGCATGAGCAGGTTCATTACGCGCGGGCCGTTGTTGTTTGTGTTCGCGGTCAGCCCTTGACCGCACCTTGCGTGAGGCCTTCGATGAGGCGACGCGAGGCGATCACGAAGAGGATCATCAGCGGCACGACCGCGATCGCGGAGCCCGCCGATATCGCGCCCCACGGCACCTGACCGGTGCCCTGCAGGGCCCGCAGCGCCAGCGGCACGGTGAACTTGTCCATGTCGCGGAAGATGATCAGCGGGCCGGCGAAGTTGTTCCAGGTGCCGATGAAGGTGATCAGGCCGAGGGTGCCGAGGGCCGGCGTGATCAGCGGCAGCACGATGCGCCAGTAGATGCCGAATTCACCGCAGCCATCCAGCCGCGCCGCCTCGGTGAGTTCTTTCGGGATCGCGGTGCCGATGTACTGGCGCATCAGGAAGATGCCGAACGCGCCGCATGCGCCGGGGACGATCAGTGCCTTGGCGTTGTTCATCCAGCCGATCCAGCTCATCACCAGCGCGGTCGGGATCATGCCGACGAAGGCGGGCAGCATCACCGTGGCCATCACGACTGCGAACAGCGGTTCCTTGAAGCGGAAGTGGTACATCGAGAACGCGTAGCCAGCGAGCGAGCAGAAGAAGAGGTTCAGCACCGTCACCGCGATCGCGATGTAGAAGCTCCAGCCCAGGTTGTGCCAGAAGTACGGCAGCTTCTGCAGCAGCAGCGCGACGTTGTCGAGGAACGCGTTGCCGAACCACATCGGGGGCGGCACCGACAGGATCTCGGTGTTGGTGTGCGTGGCGAACACGAACATGAACCAGAAGGGCGCGAGCATCACGATGCCACCCAGCCCCACGACCGTGTAGGCGAGCCAGCGCGCCGGGCTGATGCGTTTGGTAACGACGGCCATGGCCTCAGTCCTTTTGGGCAAACAGCTTGTTATTCGCCCAGGTCATCAGGGCGATGATGATGAACAGGATCCAGGCGACCGCGCTTGCGGTGCCGAAGTCGCTGTCGACGAAGGCGGTGTTGTACATGTGCATCGCGGCGGTCTTGCCGGCCTGGTCGATGCCACCGGTGCCGCCGGTGATGATGAAAGGCTCTTCGAAGAGCTGCAGGTTGCCGATGATCGTCAGCGTCACGGCGAAGAACATCATCGGGCGCAGCAGCGGCACGGTGATGTACCAGAACTGCTGGCGACGCGAGGCGCCGTCGATGGTCGCCGCTTCATACAGATCGTTCGGAATCGTCTGCAGCGCGGAGAGGTACAGGACGGTGTTCCAGCCGACGTAGCGCCAGAAGATCAGGCTCGAAATCATCCACTTGGTGTATTGCGGCTGGCCCCAGTCGATGTTGTGGGTCGGGAAGAGCCAGGCAAGCGGGTGGAAGCCAGCGATGCTCAGGTTGCCGATGCTGGTCAGCGTGACGTTGATGACGCCGAAGTCACGCGAGAACAGCGAGTTGAAGACCAGCGCGATCGCCACCGTCGAGGTGATGAAGGGCAGGAAATAGACCCCCACGACGGTATTGCGGTACTTCGCCAGATAGGTGTGCGCAAAGAAGGCCAGGGGGATCGCGACCAGGTGCTGTGGCAGGCCGGAGACGATGGCGATCCAGAACGTGTTGAAGACTGACTTCTGGAACCAGTCGTCGGTCAGCACGAACTGGTAGTTCTCGATGCCAACCCAGTTCATGCCCGCCAGGCCGGTGGAGGGGTCCCAGGTGTGGAACGACAGCCACACCGAAAACAGCAACGGGAACAGCCCGAAGCACACGAACAGGATGAAGAAGGGCGAGATGAACAGATAGGGCGCCCAATCTCGCGCCTGCAGCGTACGGCGCGCGGAGGGCGCGGCGGCTGTGGCGGTTGCGGCAGGGTTGTCAGGCATCGAAGCGACCATTACAGGACTCCAGCAAATCGGGGTGGCCGGGGCAGGCGAGGGATGGGGGTGTCCCACCCCGGCCGGGGGAAGCGATTACTTGCGACGAACGCGACGTTCGATCTGCGCCTTGGCATCAACCAGGGCCGTCTTGATGTCCTTGTTCTGTTCAAGGACCTTGTCGAGTTCGGCGTTCACGATGTCCTGCGCCGTGCTGTCGAACTTGTCGACCGCCACCGCCGGGATCTTGTCGGCCGCAATCTTCCAGAGCTTGCGCGCCGGCTGGCCGCCGAGGAATTCGATCGGCTTGTCGAGGAAGGGGTCGTTCTGCGCTTCGATCAGGGCCGGGAAGGCGTCGAGCGAGCGGAAGGCCTCAAGCTGCATTTCCTTGCTCAGCGACATGAACTGGATGAAGTCCCAGGCTTCCTTCTTGTTCGCAGCCGCTTTCGGAATCGCGTAGAACGAACCGCCCCACGATGCAAATGCGCCGTTTGGAAGCTGGGCCGAACGCCACAGCCCCTTCGTGTTCGGGGCAATCCACGCATTCAGGTGACCGGCCAGCCAGGCGCCCATCATCTGAGTGGCAACCTGGCCACGCTTGAAGCCCTCGGCCCATTCGCTCGACCATGCGCCGATCTTGCCGTCGATGCCGGCCGTCCGCGCAGCCTTGGCCAGTTCGAAGGCCTTCTGGAAGCGCGGCGAATCGACGAGCACCTTGCCCTTCGCGTCGAAGTAGATGCCTTCGCCGTCCTTCAGGCCGGAGCGGATGTAGATGTCCTTGAGGTCGACCGCGCTGGCAAGCAGGTAGGCGCCGGTAGCGGCCTTGATCTTCTTGCCGGCTTCAATGTACGACTCCCACGACTTGGTGAGGTCGGCCTCGGTGAGGCCGGCCTTCTCGAGGATGTCCTTGCGATAGAACAGTGCGCCAGGGCCGATGTCGGCCGGCATCGCGGCGAGGTTGCCGGTGCCCCCGGTGGCCTGGGGCATCGTGAACTTGGCGAATTTCGATTTGTATTGCGCGCCGTTGTAGGGCGCCTTCGAGAGATCTTCAAGGCCGCCGGACTCGGCGAACTTGCCGATGTATCCGACTTCAACCGCCATCACGTCCGGCAGGTTGGATCCGGTCGCCAACGCGGTGGTCATGGCGTTGTGGTGGTCGCCGAATGCGAGGCTGGCCAGCTTGACCTCGACCTCGGGATGCAGCTTCTTGTACAGCGGAATCGCGGCCTTCACGGCTTCGTCGAAGCTCGGGAAGGATGCTACGGTGATGGTCCCCGCGTGGGCGCTGGTGCCCAACGCCAGGCCACAGGCCAGGCCAAGCGCAAGCCGGGTGAGTCGGTGTGTTACACGCATTGTCTTCTCCTCTTGTGTATTCCTGGGGCCGCACCTGTCGTGCGTCCCGCTGTCTCATGGATACATCGTCATTTCTACCGGCGATCGCGATGTTGCCGCCGCCGGGTGCTGCCGTCCCCTCAGTCTGTCGCCTCCTTCAGCCACAGACTGGCGGTGACCCCCCTCGGGTAATACTTGCTGCCAATGGCGTAGCCGGCTTCGATCTGGTCGCTCCAGCTCCAGAACGCGTTGCGCGGGTCGACCAGCCATGCGGCATGGGCCCGGTCGGACCTTGCGGTGCGCGATGCCGGCATGCCAAGTATCTTTCGGGCGACGAACTGCGCCAGATAGATCTTGGAAAGCCATGAATTGTCGCTGCTGGCCGAGAGCTTCCAGCCACCGTCCGCGAAAAGGCACACGCCTTCCTTGAGCACCGCGTCCAGATGTGTGCGCAAGGCCTTCACATAGGCGCCGTAGGGGCCGTCCGGGTTGCAGGCATCGCGACGCCCGCAGAACCACGGGTACACCAGACCCTCGATGGCAGGAATGATGCGCGAGGCGAACCCGGGCGTGCCGGGTTCCAGTACGGCTGGCAGCGTCCCGTCAGGCTGCACGGCGGCAACCAGCGTTTCCGCGCAACGCCTCGCCTGCAGAGCCGCCTGCGCGGCCGCATCGGAGCGACCAAGCCGTGTCAGCAGGCGCTCGAGCGCCAGGTAGCTCGCCCAGCACTTGCCGGCCAGATAGGTGTTGGCGCGCGCCTGACCGAGCGAAGTGTCGAGGCTGTCGTAGGTGGTGATTTCCGCACCGCCCGAGCAGCGACTGCTGTCGGCGTGCATCACGCCATCGCGCTGTTCGGCGTCCGGGTGATCGCGCAGGATCATGCTCTGCAGGCAGTCGAACAGTGTGCCGGCGTTGTCCCGCAGCCAAACCTCGTCGTCGGTTTGTTCCACATACGCGCCGGCACACAGCACCCAGTTCGTGAGTTGCTCGTGCGTCATCTGCGAGAAGCAGCCGCTCAGTCCGCTGCGTTCATAGCAGGAATGCCCCCGGGCCGAGAATACGTTGGCAACGCCCATGTCATGGGTGAAGGCGATGCCGCCGTCGTACTCCGTGCTGTCGCCGGGCAGGCGTGTGCGGTCACGATAGCTGTAATGGTCGCGATACAGATCGAGCACGTTGCGCACTGCCCAGGGGTGGTGCGCAAGCTCATGGAAGAGGTGATCCACCGTCAGGTCGAAGGTGTTGATCATCCGGTACTCGCCTTCATTCACGACCCACAGCGGGCGACCGTCGCGCTGCAGAAGCTGCGTGCTGCCGAGATAGGCGCGCGTCGCATGGGCGAGCATGAAGCGCTGTTCTTCCGAGAGCGCGCTCGCGCGCAGGTTTGCTTCAGCGTCGGCAGCGTCGGCGGCGGCCTCGTCGAAGCGGTCCAGCGCGAAGCGCGCGGCAGATACCGCCGAGTCGAACCAGCGTGTGTAAAGGTAGCTGGCGTCAATGCCGCTGGTGACGATTCCCGCCCGGTGGAACCCGATCGCATAGCGCAGGCGCGTCACCGCACGCGGCGCGACTTCGGCGACCAGCAATCCGCATTGCCCGAGCGCCCAGCCGCGATTCTCGACAAGAGCATCGCCGAGGATCAGACCCGGGTGGAACCCGATGCCGCTCCAGGCTCCCGGTGCGTCCGTAAGGATCGCGACCTCGCGCCCCTGACCGACGCCAACGAGCTCGGGCGTCTTCATGTGGCACATGGCGCGGTAGGGGTCGCTGCCGGCGTAGCCGAACGCCACACGCCGTGCGCGTTCGTGGTTGCTGTTATCAACTTCGATCTCGACGTAGACCGCCGGCACGAATGCTGCCTTCAGTGCGGCTTCGTCGGCGACATCGGGATCGGGTGCCGACAGCGCCGGGGTCAGCACGGTGAAACGCAGGTCGCCGGCGCGCCAGCTGTCGCGGGCAATGCCGAACTCGCGGCGGATCGCCTCATCGGGAAACACGTTGATGCTGACGCTGGCGCCGATGCGGTTCAGATCGTCATGGGCGGTGGAGAAGCGCGCCGCTTCGTCCTGGCTCATCGCGTCGCAGAAGGGGAGGGCGTCGAAGCTGCCAGCCGCGTTCGCGCTTTCGAGCATCACGAACACCGGCTCCTTCGGCGGTTGGCCGCGTTCGAGGTCGAAACCGCCGGACGCACCCGGGTAGCCAAGCGTGAAGCTTGCGAAAGCACCGAGCGGTGAGTGGTGAGCGTTGATGAAGCGCAGGTCAGGCACTGTCGTTCCTCCAATGGGGACGGATCCTACGTGCCGCGAATTCCGATCGGGATGCCCTGCTCAAGGAAAAACTTGCCCTTTTCCCTGATAGCTGGATAAGCTGGATTTATGTGAAACAAACTGGCAGGGCGACGACATGGCACTTCCGGAACTCCTGCCCTTCGGGGCCGACAACGCGATCCAGCAGGCGATCGAGAGCGCTTACCTTCCGGAGTTTTCGGGAACCTTCAAGCTCCAGGGTGCGCACTTCCGCCGCGTGCCACCGGGCTGGTCGTACCCGCGACACAGCCACAGGCACTTCGAGCTTGTCCATGTGGTGGAAGGGCATCAGCACACCGAGACGACCAGCGGCGTGCTCGAACAGGGCCCCGGTGACCTGATGATCGTGCTGCCCGGCGACCTGCATTCCGCGCACAACAAGACCAATCAGTCGATGGGGTACTGGTGCCAGCACTTCGACGTGGATGACGTCGCATTGCGCCAGACGCTGTGCCTTGCCGGAACGGCGGTCTTGCCAAAGGGTTCTCCGGTGGCTTCGGTGGTCGAGCCAGTTGTCCAAAAACTCATTGCTGCGGCGCGACAATCGCACGAGGACAGCTTTGTCGGCAGACTGACCTCGCTTGCCTTGCTGTGCGAACTGCTGTCGGCCCTTGCACGGGGGCTGCAAGCCCAATTTGCCGAGACGCCGCCGTTTCCGCCCAACCACCTTCAGGCGGCAGGAAAACTCGCGCGCTGGATCGAGGCGCAGATTGATGCGCCGCACTCGGAAGAGCCGATAGAGACCCTCGTCACCCGGCTCGGATACAGCACCGCGCATGGTTTGGCGATGTTCACCCGCGTCTATGGCATGTCGCCGCGCCAGTACCGTTCGCGCCTGAAACTGCGCCGCGCGCTCGAGTTGCTGCGCGACCCGATGCGCCCGATTGCAGAAATTGGCGAAGTGCTTGGCTACGACGACCCCGCGCATTTTTCCAGGCAGTTCAAGCGCTGGAGCGGGCTCTCGCCGCTGCAGTACCGGCGCTCGCAGACCGGCTGAATTCCTGATGGGAGCGGGCTTCCGCTGCCCCCGACGGTCCGCGCCGAGTGAGTCTTGACGGCGCGTTTCTGTGCCTCTCCGAACGTGCAAACAGATCAGGGAAAAGGGCTAGTCCGACCCTGATCGGTGCAACCGGCGTCCGTCGCCTGCGTCTTAGTATTCGGCCCACTCCGGCCAGGTTGCCGGGAGAAGAACCGAATCAGGAGACAGCAATGGACACCCTCGGAACCGCTTGCCGCATGCTCGGCGCGGTTGCTTTTCTGTTGTCGGGCTGCGC
Coding sequences within it:
- a CDS encoding glycoside hydrolase family 52 protein; this encodes MPDLRFINAHHSPLGAFASFTLGYPGASGGFDLERGQPPKEPVFVMLESANAAGSFDALPFCDAMSQDEAARFSTAHDDLNRIGASVSINVFPDEAIRREFGIARDSWRAGDLRFTVLTPALSAPDPDVADEAALKAAFVPAVYVEIEVDNSNHERARRVAFGYAGSDPYRAMCHMKTPELVGVGQGREVAILTDAPGAWSGIGFHPGLILGDALVENRGWALGQCGLLVAEVAPRAVTRLRYAIGFHRAGIVTSGIDASYLYTRWFDSAVSAARFALDRFDEAAADAADAEANLRASALSEEQRFMLAHATRAYLGSTQLLQRDGRPLWVVNEGEYRMINTFDLTVDHLFHELAHHPWAVRNVLDLYRDHYSYRDRTRLPGDSTEYDGGIAFTHDMGVANVFSARGHSCYERSGLSGCFSQMTHEQLTNWVLCAGAYVEQTDDEVWLRDNAGTLFDCLQSMILRDHPDAEQRDGVMHADSSRCSGGAEITTYDSLDTSLGQARANTYLAGKCWASYLALERLLTRLGRSDAAAQAALQARRCAETLVAAVQPDGTLPAVLEPGTPGFASRIIPAIEGLVYPWFCGRRDACNPDGPYGAYVKALRTHLDAVLKEGVCLFADGGWKLSASSDNSWLSKIYLAQFVARKILGMPASRTARSDRAHAAWLVDPRNAFWSWSDQIEAGYAIGSKYYPRGVTASLWLKEATD
- a CDS encoding GH1 family beta-glucosidase, with the translated sequence MQLAFPADFIWGVATSAYQIEGAAQEDGRGPSIWDTFSHTPGKTTNGDTGDIACDHYHRYAEDVACMRQMGVGAYRFSCAWPRVQPDGQGAWNEKGWDFYARLLDSLDAAGIAAHATLYHWDLPQALEDLGGWRNRDTCRRFADYAAEFVRRFGKRIASIATHNEPWCTAFLGHQYGKFAPGNTDRKEAYLVAHHLLLSHGLAMQAMRAEQATAALGIVLNQSPCYPANRDSEADRTATRLADAFMNRWFMDPLFRGAYPADGVRHLGADAPAVEAGDMDIIGLPMDFLGINYYTRSFCSAEGGIEAPARLGVTDMGWEVYPEGLTDHLVRIARDYTPPPIYITENGAASDDVLNGGTVHDPLRVNYLRWHLDALAQARARDVDLRGYFAWSLLDNYEWDSGYAKRFGLVHVDYATQQRTLKDSALWYRGFILGQRAAATVKE
- a CDS encoding ABC transporter substrate-binding protein — translated: MRVTHRLTRLALGLACGLALGTSAHAGTITVASFPSFDEAVKAAIPLYKKLHPEVEVKLASLAFGDHHNAMTTALATGSNLPDVMAVEVGYIGKFAESGGLEDLSKAPYNGAQYKSKFAKFTMPQATGGTGNLAAMPADIGPGALFYRKDILEKAGLTEADLTKSWESYIEAGKKIKAATGAYLLASAVDLKDIYIRSGLKDGEGIYFDAKGKVLVDSPRFQKAFELAKAARTAGIDGKIGAWSSEWAEGFKRGQVATQMMGAWLAGHLNAWIAPNTKGLWRSAQLPNGAFASWGGSFYAIPKAAANKKEAWDFIQFMSLSKEMQLEAFRSLDAFPALIEAQNDPFLDKPIEFLGGQPARKLWKIAADKIPAVAVDKFDSTAQDIVNAELDKVLEQNKDIKTALVDAKAQIERRVRRK
- a CDS encoding AraC family transcriptional regulator, producing MALPELLPFGADNAIQQAIESAYLPEFSGTFKLQGAHFRRVPPGWSYPRHSHRHFELVHVVEGHQHTETTSGVLEQGPGDLMIVLPGDLHSAHNKTNQSMGYWCQHFDVDDVALRQTLCLAGTAVLPKGSPVASVVEPVVQKLIAAARQSHEDSFVGRLTSLALLCELLSALARGLQAQFAETPPFPPNHLQAAGKLARWIEAQIDAPHSEEPIETLVTRLGYSTAHGLAMFTRVYGMSPRQYRSRLKLRRALELLRDPMRPIAEIGEVLGYDDPAHFSRQFKRWSGLSPLQYRRSQTG
- a CDS encoding carbohydrate ABC transporter permease encodes the protein MAVVTKRISPARWLAYTVVGLGGIVMLAPFWFMFVFATHTNTEILSVPPPMWFGNAFLDNVALLLQKLPYFWHNLGWSFYIAIAVTVLNLFFCSLAGYAFSMYHFRFKEPLFAVVMATVMLPAFVGMIPTALVMSWIGWMNNAKALIVPGACGAFGIFLMRQYIGTAIPKELTEAARLDGCGEFGIYWRIVLPLITPALGTLGLITFIGTWNNFAGPLIIFRDMDKFTVPLALRALQGTGQVPWGAISAGSAIAVVPLMILFVIASRRLIEGLTQGAVKG
- a CDS encoding carbohydrate ABC transporter permease, whose product is MVASMPDNPAATATAAAPSARRTLQARDWAPYLFISPFFILFVCFGLFPLLFSVWLSFHTWDPSTGLAGMNWVGIENYQFVLTDDWFQKSVFNTFWIAIVSGLPQHLVAIPLAFFAHTYLAKYRNTVVGVYFLPFITSTVAIALVFNSLFSRDFGVINVTLTSIGNLSIAGFHPLAWLFPTHNIDWGQPQYTKWMISSLIFWRYVGWNTVLYLSALQTIPNDLYEAATIDGASRRQQFWYITVPLLRPMMFFAVTLTIIGNLQLFEEPFIITGGTGGIDQAGKTAAMHMYNTAFVDSDFGTASAVAWILFIIIALMTWANNKLFAQKD
- a CDS encoding ABC transporter ATP-binding protein — its product is MATLHLRNIRKSYDGDTEVIKGLNLDVGNGEFMVFVGPSGCGKSTMLRMIAGLEDITSGDLLIDGTRTNDVQPSERGIAMVFQSYALYPHMSVGDNMGFALKLAGKPKEEITQAVGRAAEILQITHLLDRKPKALSGGQRQRVAIGRAIVRKPKVFLFDEPLSNLDAALRVQMRIELARLHQELGTTMIYVTHDQVEAMTLGDRIAVFNHGIIEQVGRPLDLYQRPANRFVGGFLGSPKMNFIPCALAGARAESFSLAVGSAAPIELPGIIKANHGSDVTLGVRPEHIDIARAGEGIPARIDLLEHLGDTTIVYAEIAGTNHIVTVKATGTLPDLRSGSQIALQPQGAHCHVFADDGRTVSLQ